Proteins encoded in a region of the Ursus arctos isolate Adak ecotype North America unplaced genomic scaffold, UrsArc2.0 scaffold_2, whole genome shotgun sequence genome:
- the SLAMF1 gene encoding signaling lymphocytic activation molecule, which translates to MDPKGLLLWNFLLFLSLAFELSCGTGESLLNCPEIPGRLGSSLLLSPASEGRSKSMNKSTHVLVTRAESPGNTVKKKIVSLDLPEGGSPRYLENGYTFHLENLSLGILESRKENEGWYFMSLEENFSVRHFCLQLRLYEQVSTPEIKVLNWTRENGTCSLTLACEVEKGDYVAYSWSEEGATNPLIPDNSSHLLRLRLGPQNVTNVYVCTVSNPISSRSQTFTPKSKCGPESLESRPWGLYAGLFSGAIVGVILILEVVILLLRRRGKANHYQPTMEAKSLTIYAQVQKSGSVHKTPGPLPAQDPCTTIYVAATEPVPEPVQEPNSITVYASVTLPES; encoded by the exons ATGGATCCCAaggggctcctcctctggaactTCCTGCTGTTTCTCTCCCTGGCTTTTGAGCTGAGCTGTGGAACAG GTGAGAGCTTGTTGAATTGCCCAGAGATCCCCGGGCGGTTGGGAAGCAGTTTGCTGCTGTCCCCGGCATCTGAAGGGAGAAGTAAGAGCATGAACAAGAGCACCCACGTCCTCGTCACCAGGGCAGAGTCACCGGGAAACACTGTCAAGAAGAAAATAGTGTCTCTGGATCTGCCAGAAGGGGGTTCTCCACGCTATCTAGAAAATGGCTATACATTTCATCTGGAAAACCTGAGCCTGGGGATCctggaaagcaggaaggaaaacGAGGGCTGGTACTTCATGAGCCTGGAGGAGAACTTCTCAGTTCGACACTTTTGTCTGCAGCTGAGGCTCTATG AGCAGGTCTCCACTCCGGAAATTAAGGTGTTGAACTGGACCCGGGAGAATGGGACCTGCAGCTTGACGCTGGCCTGCGAAGTGGAGAAGGGGGACTATGTGGCTTACAGCTGGAGCGAGGAAGGGGCTACCAACCCACTGATCCCAGACAACAGTTCTCACCTCCTCCGCCTGCGCCTCGGCCCTCAGAATGTCACCAACGTCTACGTCTGCACCGTGAGCAACCCCATCAGCAGCCGCTCACAGACCTTCACCCCGAAGTCCAAGTGCGGGCCAGAATCTTTAG aatcaaGACCATGGGGACTGTATGCTGGGCTGTTCTCAGGGGCCATCGTTGGTGTCATCTTGATTCTCGAAGTGGTAATACTGCTGTTGAGAAGAAGAG GTAAAGCAAATCATTACCAGCCAACCATGGAAGCAAAAAGCCTTACTATTTACGCCCAAGTCCAGAAATCAGGT TCTGTTCACAAGACACCTGGTCCCCTGCCAGCTCAGGACCCCTGCACCACCATTTACGTTGCTGCCACAGAACCTGTCCCCGAGCCTGTCCAG GAACCAAATTCCATCACAGTCTATGCCAGCGTGACACTTCCAGAGAGCTGA